One Erpetoichthys calabaricus chromosome 9, fErpCal1.3, whole genome shotgun sequence genomic region harbors:
- the m6pr gene encoding cation-dependent mannose-6-phosphate receptor yields MNVRCASVWPMLCLLFLSKDGQADISTKNCKLYGGDGTPSVIEQNLLAKLEPLTKFNFTTQENENEKFTYRFRVCGQAGNITNGGLVQLDEKQQETVVGRYNSTQVIGGSDWIMLIYNEGDKYDHHCDKESRKAIVMISCNRKTVQSDFTVIVEERNRPHDCFYLFELDSNAACPAEVHQLSAGSILLIVFSSCLILYIIGGFLYQRLVVGAKGMEQFPNYSFWQDLGNLTADGCDFICRSRTQNAPPTYRGVASEPLGGEEVEERDDHLLPM; encoded by the exons ATGAATGTGAGATGTGCAAGTGTATGGCCAATGTTGTGTTTGCTGTTTCTGAGCAAAGACGGGCAGGCTGACATTTCAACCAAAAACTGCAAGCTATATGGAGGAGATGGCACACCATCTGTGATTGAACAAAACCTGCTGGCTAAGTTGGAGCCATTGACAAAATTCAA TTttacaacacaagaaaatgaaaatgaaaagttcactTACCGTTTTCGAGTCTGTGGTCAAGCAGGAAACATAACCAATGGAGGTCTGGTACAGCTTGATGAAAAACAGCAGGAGACTGTTGTGGGCCGCTACAACAGCACACAAGTCATCGGTGGCA GTGACTGGATAATGCTGATTTATAATGAGGGTGACAAATATGACCATCACTGTGACAAGGAAAGTCGTAAAGCCATAGTAATGATTTCCTGTAATCGCAAGACAGTGCAG TCTGATTTCACTGTTATTGTTGAAGAACGCAACCGGCCCCACGattgcttttatttgtttgaaCTGGACTCCAATGCGGCATGCCCTGCAGAGGTGCACCAGCTGAGTGCTGGTTCCATCCTCCTGATAGT cTTCTCCTCCTGTCTAATTCTATACATAATTGGAGGCTTCCTATATCAACGATTAGTTGTGGGGGCAAAAGGGATGGAACAGTTTCCAAACTATTCATTCTGGCAGGATCTGGGTAACCTAACAGCT GATGGCTGTGACTTTATCTGCCGTTCTAGAACTCAGAATGCCCCTCCCACATATAGAGGAGTAGCATCTGAACCCCTGGGGGGTGAAGAAGTAGAGGAGAGGGATGACCACCTACTGCCTATGTGA